A window of the Henckelia pumila isolate YLH828 chromosome 3, ASM3356847v2, whole genome shotgun sequence genome harbors these coding sequences:
- the LOC140889036 gene encoding uncharacterized protein, translating into MLFDSLDYGDERRVRLIGHQLHEVAKSWWFTTKKSLEHRGTVLTWNVFKIEFYQRFFPVSYRKDKGTEFANLKQGNLNIEEYAAKFSTLLRFAPHVVDSDEAVADQFINGLTPEVFTLVNTRRPNTFAEALNNAKGAESGLIQQRGASYIAQPPRQPQSPAPSSQPP; encoded by the coding sequence atgttgtttgattcacttgactatGGTGATGAGCGAAGAGTCAGACTTATtggacatcagttgcatgaggttgcgaaaagctggtggttcacaaccAAGAAGTCTCTGGAGCATAGAGGGACTGTACTtacctggaatgtcttcaaaataGAGTTTTATCAACGCTTCTTTccggtgtcttaccgcaaagataaaGGTACAGAATTTGCTAACTTGAAGCAAGGgaacttaaatattgaagagTATGCAGCAAAGTTCTCTACCTTACTACGTTTTGCGCCACATGTAGTTGATAGTGACGAGGCagtggctgatcagttcattaatggactgactcCAGAGGTATTTACATTAGTAAACACAAGGCGACCAAATACTTTTGCGGAAGCATTGAACAATGCCAAGGGAGCGGAATCCGGTTTGATACAGCaacgaggagcttcgtatatcgctcagcctccgagacagcctCAATCCCCAGCTCCAAGTTCACAACCTCCTTGA